The Sandaracinaceae bacterium genome contains a region encoding:
- a CDS encoding acyl-CoA dehydrogenase family protein — protein MDFNLSEETRLFRDSFVQWVERELKPLEEKHRITLDEEIPADIVKRVRQQSAELGFWGHHMPEEVGGGGMSEVDGIALREACGATGSVLASLALAGPEGPSPMHLVFNEAQREKYLKPLINAETTCCFMLSEPGAGSDAQNISTKAEKRGDKWVLNGVKHFISNGHKADWGVVFALNDADKRARGGISAFIIERDQWQVGRIHGAMAGFEGQAEIVLEDVEVSPENVVGREGYGFAEAMRFLGAGRLHIAAGAVGVAQFLLDMGADYAGQRQSFGKPIGAYQGIQWMLADSATEIYAARNMIYHCAWLIDQGKDAAKEMSMCKLFATEMVNRVCDRVLQIHGGMGWMKETRTEGFYRSLRVLRIVEGTSEIQRMMIARAVLGEVARRG, from the coding sequence ATGGATTTCAACCTCAGCGAAGAGACGCGCCTTTTTCGAGACTCCTTTGTGCAGTGGGTGGAGCGCGAGCTGAAGCCCCTCGAGGAGAAGCACCGGATCACGCTGGACGAGGAGATCCCCGCGGACATCGTCAAGCGCGTGCGGCAGCAGTCGGCGGAGCTGGGCTTCTGGGGCCACCACATGCCCGAAGAGGTGGGCGGCGGCGGCATGAGCGAGGTCGACGGCATCGCGCTGCGCGAGGCCTGCGGCGCGACGGGCTCCGTGTTGGCGTCCTTGGCGCTGGCCGGCCCCGAGGGTCCGTCGCCCATGCACCTGGTGTTCAACGAGGCGCAGCGCGAGAAGTACCTGAAGCCCCTCATCAACGCCGAGACCACCTGCTGCTTCATGCTCAGCGAGCCCGGCGCCGGGTCCGACGCGCAGAACATCAGCACCAAGGCCGAGAAGCGCGGGGACAAGTGGGTGCTGAACGGGGTGAAGCACTTCATCTCGAACGGGCACAAGGCCGACTGGGGCGTGGTCTTCGCGCTGAACGACGCGGACAAGCGCGCGCGCGGCGGCATCAGCGCGTTCATCATCGAGCGCGACCAGTGGCAGGTGGGCCGCATTCACGGGGCCATGGCCGGCTTCGAGGGTCAGGCCGAGATCGTGCTCGAGGACGTCGAGGTGAGCCCCGAGAACGTGGTCGGTCGCGAGGGCTATGGCTTCGCCGAGGCCATGCGCTTCCTGGGCGCGGGTCGCCTGCACATCGCAGCCGGCGCCGTCGGTGTGGCGCAGTTCCTGCTGGACATGGGGGCTGACTACGCCGGGCAGCGGCAGTCGTTCGGCAAGCCCATCGGCGCCTACCAGGGCATCCAGTGGATGCTGGCGGACTCGGCCACCGAGATCTACGCGGCGCGCAACATGATCTACCACTGCGCGTGGCTCATCGATCAGGGCAAGGACGCCGCGAAGGAGATGAGCATGTGCAAGCTGTTCGCCACCGAGATGGTGAACCGCGTGTGCGACCGCGTGCTGCAGATCCACGGCGGCATGGGCTGGATGAAGGAGACCCGCACGGAGGGCTTCTACCGCTCACTGCGCGTGCTGCGCATCGTCGAGGGCACGAGCGAGATCCAGCGCATGATGATCGCGCGCGCCGTGCTCGGCGAGGTAGCCCGCCGCGGCTGA
- a CDS encoding choice-of-anchor L domain-containing protein, which produces MWRSNSRAGSLRWVMAVTCVVGACVSGCGDGASSAADAGTDGGTGSDASTLDGGAPDTGATDAGATDTGATDTGAQDGGGALDAAHDAGEQTDAGAATDAAPDAESDVGVDAGTSLLDQDGDGWTPADGDCCDAVGACAEPAMVNPGAYEFPGNGVDDDCDASTLDNAAPTTCSTAAQFEPIGPLDVMRAMELCQYTSESPPLAQRRWGVVSASLHLADGSGVPTGSQVGVMTAYGPNVTPHAGATFAALSSGTARAPSDPGYVAPQNGSQPGQEGNYDAQTMVSAPAAYLSANGGALPASTCAPTCAGPSCTQAYDSVALTVRIRVPTNARSFSYRMKFYTAEFPEFACSTYEDRFVTLLSSAAAGLPTDGNIAIDSQLAPMTVNNGFVQVCFPPVAAPPGTCPSGTLELVGTGMGGWGSTLTDGAGTEWLTNTAPVVPGETITLTFAIWDAGDHNVDSIVLLDRFRWSDQPASVTMSK; this is translated from the coding sequence ATGTGGCGCTCCAACTCCCGTGCGGGGTCTCTTCGGTGGGTGATGGCGGTCACGTGTGTGGTCGGCGCGTGCGTGAGCGGGTGCGGGGATGGCGCGTCGAGCGCTGCGGACGCAGGCACGGACGGAGGCACAGGGTCGGATGCGAGCACGCTGGATGGTGGCGCCCCTGACACGGGCGCGACCGACGCTGGCGCGACCGACACCGGCGCGACTGACACCGGAGCACAGGACGGCGGTGGCGCTCTGGATGCCGCGCACGACGCTGGAGAGCAGACGGACGCGGGCGCTGCCACCGACGCCGCGCCAGATGCCGAGAGCGACGTGGGCGTAGACGCCGGGACGAGTCTACTGGACCAAGACGGCGACGGATGGACGCCGGCGGATGGCGACTGCTGCGACGCGGTGGGCGCGTGCGCCGAGCCGGCCATGGTGAACCCCGGCGCATACGAGTTCCCTGGAAACGGGGTGGACGACGACTGCGACGCGAGCACGCTCGACAACGCCGCACCCACAACGTGCTCGACGGCCGCGCAGTTTGAGCCCATCGGGCCCCTCGACGTCATGCGCGCCATGGAGCTGTGCCAATACACCAGCGAGAGCCCGCCGCTCGCGCAGCGCCGCTGGGGTGTCGTGTCAGCGAGCCTCCACCTGGCCGATGGGTCGGGGGTGCCGACGGGCTCACAGGTGGGGGTCATGACCGCCTATGGACCCAACGTGACGCCACACGCCGGCGCGACGTTCGCGGCGCTGTCATCGGGCACCGCGCGCGCGCCGAGCGATCCGGGCTACGTGGCCCCCCAGAACGGCTCGCAGCCGGGGCAGGAGGGGAACTACGACGCGCAGACGATGGTCAGCGCTCCGGCCGCGTACCTGAGCGCCAACGGGGGAGCCCTACCGGCATCGACGTGCGCGCCCACTTGCGCGGGGCCGAGTTGCACACAGGCCTACGACAGCGTGGCCCTGACCGTGCGCATCCGCGTGCCCACCAACGCGCGTTCGTTCTCGTACCGGATGAAGTTCTACACGGCCGAGTTCCCCGAGTTTGCGTGCTCCACGTACGAGGACCGCTTCGTGACCCTGCTGAGCAGCGCAGCGGCGGGGCTCCCCACGGACGGCAACATCGCGATCGACAGCCAGCTCGCGCCCATGACGGTGAACAACGGCTTCGTGCAGGTGTGCTTCCCGCCGGTAGCGGCGCCGCCTGGGACCTGCCCCAGCGGCACGCTCGAGCTGGTCGGAACCGGCATGGGTGGCTGGGGCTCGACCCTGACGGACGGTGCGGGCACGGAGTGGCTGACGAACACCGCGCCCGTCGTCCCCGGGGAGACCATCACGCTCACCTTTGCCATCTGGGACGCGGGAGACCACAACGTCGACAGCATCGTGCTGCTGGACCGCTTCCGGTGGAGCGACCAGCCCGCCAGCGTGACGATGTCCAAGTGA
- a CDS encoding SpoVR family protein, whose translation MSYVFQTELPRELREHQQSIAKHAEAFGLDFYPTLFEVLPYDRMNEIAAYGGFPTRYPHWRFGMEYERLSKSHEYGLSKIYEMVINNTPAVAYLLEGNMMVDQKLVMAHVYGHVDFFKNNFAFSVTNQGRDPQDGGDVRKWVDTLANHGAIVRKWTRRLGTETVETFIDACLSLENLIDPQQPFLPPAPSVASSIDGAEDPTEAGQEPHLLPVHRDYMAGFINPEEFVQAQRDKLTAEREQKRKTPEAPERDVLGFLLRHAPLQPWERDVLSVVRREAYYFLPQMQTKIMNEGWATYWHSRLMTERVADGTEIVDYAERTASVLATSKGNINPYKLGIELYRNIAARWDRGQFGKEWDECEDYDQRRHWDRRVGLGQKKIFEVRSLYNDVTFVDEFLTEDFVADQQLFTFGWNRRNDRYEVQTREFEAVKSQLLGQLTNAGNPIISVLDSNHENRGELLLHHDHHGVDLKLEWVREVLKALHRVWQRPVELHTVVEKKPSALRWDGSAYAQRALGKAV comes from the coding sequence ATGAGCTACGTGTTCCAGACGGAGCTGCCGCGCGAGCTGCGCGAGCACCAGCAGAGCATCGCCAAGCACGCCGAGGCGTTCGGGCTCGACTTCTACCCGACGCTGTTCGAGGTGCTCCCCTACGACCGCATGAACGAGATCGCGGCCTACGGTGGGTTCCCCACGCGCTATCCGCACTGGCGCTTCGGGATGGAGTACGAGCGCCTGAGCAAGAGCCACGAGTACGGGCTCTCCAAGATCTACGAGATGGTCATCAACAACACCCCGGCGGTCGCGTACCTGCTCGAGGGCAACATGATGGTCGACCAGAAGCTCGTGATGGCGCACGTCTATGGCCACGTCGACTTCTTCAAGAACAACTTCGCGTTCTCCGTCACCAACCAGGGCCGCGACCCGCAGGACGGCGGCGACGTGCGCAAGTGGGTCGACACGCTCGCCAACCACGGGGCCATCGTGCGCAAGTGGACGCGGCGCCTCGGTACGGAGACGGTGGAGACGTTCATCGACGCGTGCCTGAGCCTCGAGAACCTGATCGACCCCCAGCAGCCGTTCCTCCCACCGGCGCCCAGCGTGGCGTCCAGCATCGACGGCGCCGAGGACCCCACGGAAGCGGGCCAGGAGCCGCACCTGCTGCCAGTGCACCGCGACTACATGGCGGGCTTCATCAACCCGGAGGAGTTCGTGCAGGCGCAGCGCGACAAGCTCACCGCCGAGCGCGAGCAGAAGCGCAAGACGCCCGAGGCGCCGGAGCGCGACGTGCTGGGCTTCCTGCTGCGGCACGCGCCGCTCCAGCCGTGGGAGCGCGACGTGCTGAGCGTGGTGCGCCGCGAGGCCTACTACTTCCTGCCGCAGATGCAGACCAAGATCATGAACGAGGGCTGGGCCACCTACTGGCACAGCCGGCTCATGACCGAGCGCGTGGCGGACGGCACCGAGATCGTGGACTACGCGGAGCGCACGGCGTCCGTCTTGGCCACCAGCAAGGGCAACATCAACCCCTACAAGCTGGGCATCGAGCTGTACCGCAACATCGCCGCGCGCTGGGACCGCGGCCAGTTCGGCAAAGAGTGGGACGAGTGCGAGGACTACGACCAGCGGCGCCACTGGGACCGCCGCGTGGGGCTCGGCCAGAAGAAGATCTTCGAGGTGCGCTCGCTCTACAACGACGTGACGTTCGTGGACGAGTTCCTCACGGAGGACTTCGTCGCGGACCAGCAGCTCTTCACCTTCGGCTGGAACCGGCGCAACGACCGCTACGAGGTGCAGACGCGCGAGTTCGAGGCGGTGAAGTCGCAGCTGCTGGGGCAGCTCACCAACGCGGGCAACCCGATCATCAGCGTGCTGGACAGCAACCACGAGAACCGCGGCGAGCTGCTGCTGCACCACGACCACCACGGCGTGGACCTGAAGCTGGAGTGGGTGCGCGAGGTGCTGAAGGCGCTCCACCGCGTGTGGCAGCGGCCGGTGGAGCTGCACACCGTGGTGGAGAAGAAGCCGAGCGCGCTGCGCTGGGACGGGAGCGCATACGCGCAGCGGGCGCTGGGCAAGGCGGTCTGA
- a CDS encoding DUF444 family protein: MSLKIDQDHTRFRKIVRGKIRDNLRQYISKGEMLGKQGKDVVSIPVPHIDIPRFRFGGKQQGGVGQGEGEAGDPIGGEPGEGDGRDKAGSDPGQHAIEVELSLEELADLLGEELSLPNIKPKGKSAIVDQKERYVGIRRVGPNSLRHFKRTFRSALRRQIALGSYDPARPVIIPTRDDMRYRSWKTDDQPVTNAVLIYMMDVSGSMGDEQKEIVRIESFWIDTWLRRQYKGIETRFIIHDAAAREVDRDTFFRTRESGGTMISSAYKLCANMIEHDYPTTEWNIYPFHFSDGDNWSAEDTLTCVDILRNRIIPASNVFCYGQVDSPYGSGQFIKDLRQHFVGHEGVIVSEIANRDRIVESIRDFLGKGK; this comes from the coding sequence GTGTCCCTCAAGATCGATCAGGACCACACTCGGTTTCGCAAGATCGTGCGGGGAAAGATCCGCGACAACCTGCGTCAGTACATCTCCAAGGGAGAGATGCTCGGCAAGCAGGGCAAGGACGTGGTCTCCATCCCCGTGCCCCACATCGACATCCCGCGCTTCCGCTTCGGTGGCAAGCAGCAAGGTGGTGTCGGCCAGGGAGAAGGCGAGGCGGGCGACCCGATCGGCGGCGAGCCCGGCGAAGGTGACGGCCGCGACAAGGCCGGCAGCGACCCGGGGCAGCACGCCATCGAGGTGGAGCTGTCGCTCGAGGAGCTGGCCGATCTCTTGGGCGAGGAGCTCTCGCTGCCCAACATCAAGCCCAAGGGCAAGAGCGCCATCGTCGATCAGAAGGAGCGCTACGTCGGCATCCGGCGCGTGGGACCCAACTCGCTGCGTCACTTCAAACGCACCTTCCGCAGCGCGCTGCGCCGGCAGATCGCGCTCGGCAGCTACGACCCGGCGCGGCCCGTCATCATCCCCACGCGTGACGACATGCGCTACCGCTCGTGGAAGACCGACGACCAGCCCGTCACGAACGCCGTGCTCATCTACATGATGGACGTGTCCGGCTCCATGGGCGACGAGCAGAAGGAGATCGTGCGCATCGAGTCCTTCTGGATCGATACGTGGCTGCGCCGCCAGTACAAGGGCATCGAGACGCGCTTCATCATCCACGACGCCGCCGCGCGCGAGGTGGACCGCGACACCTTCTTCCGCACGCGTGAGTCGGGCGGCACCATGATCTCCAGCGCCTACAAGCTGTGCGCGAACATGATCGAGCACGACTACCCGACCACCGAGTGGAACATCTACCCGTTCCACTTCTCGGACGGGGACAACTGGAGCGCGGAGGACACGCTCACCTGCGTCGACATCCTGCGCAACCGCATCATCCCGGCCAGCAACGTGTTCTGCTACGGGCAGGTCGACAGCCCCTACGGCTCGGGGCAGTTCATCAAGGACCTGCGCCAGCACTTCGTAGGGCACGAAGGCGTGATCGTCAGCGAAATCGCCAACCGCGACCGCATCGTCGAGTCCATCCGCGACTTCCTGGGGAAGGGCAAGTAG
- a CDS encoding DUF2279 domain-containing protein — protein MSFAAPPLLGLASCLALSLSTPLSAAAQADPPDGGADSALPATESPDTATPEDGRPETVSPDTAAPEEARPERARPSALSPADAAQLSDELPSSDDAPQGRDEPESRRSRRLRLSAEHFDVSVRQLRRGRAIAATSVAFLYAGLWTYNYFAWWHGTPTTPFQTEWDGYFGVDTYGGGADKMGHMYMNLLLSRATTGILRYGRFETVPASIAGATLSWLSYLLVELRDGAHEFEFSFGDLLANSLGVGLGLLFTHVPEVDRYVSLRMMYWPSKDFRRNPSLNFNEDYSGQTFLLAFHPAAFGDRVGFFRYIDFVVGFNARNYLPTPPRDSGRPERQHLYFGFALNLQEVLNRGLFNRPRAEDNRAQEAARGFFADWAAEHIQVPFTAVPLIQMQRTNHN, from the coding sequence TTGTCCTTTGCCGCCCCACCTTTGCTGGGCCTGGCCTCGTGTCTGGCTCTCTCCCTCTCGACCCCGCTGTCCGCTGCCGCCCAAGCGGACCCGCCGGACGGTGGCGCAGACAGCGCGCTCCCAGCGACCGAGAGCCCCGACACGGCCACCCCCGAGGACGGCCGTCCCGAGACCGTGAGCCCCGACACCGCCGCCCCCGAAGAGGCGCGCCCCGAGAGAGCGCGCCCTTCCGCCCTGAGCCCTGCGGATGCCGCGCAGCTGAGCGATGAGCTCCCGAGCTCCGACGACGCCCCCCAGGGACGCGACGAACCCGAGTCGCGCCGCTCTCGCCGGTTACGCCTGAGCGCCGAGCACTTCGACGTGTCCGTACGCCAGCTGCGGCGAGGTCGCGCCATCGCGGCCACCTCCGTCGCCTTCCTGTACGCGGGCCTGTGGACGTACAACTACTTCGCGTGGTGGCACGGGACGCCCACGACGCCCTTCCAGACCGAGTGGGACGGGTACTTCGGCGTGGACACGTACGGCGGCGGGGCCGACAAGATGGGCCACATGTACATGAACCTGCTGCTGTCGCGGGCCACCACGGGCATCCTGCGCTACGGGCGCTTCGAGACCGTGCCGGCCAGCATCGCGGGGGCCACGCTGTCCTGGCTGTCCTACCTGCTGGTGGAGCTGCGCGACGGCGCGCACGAGTTCGAGTTCAGCTTCGGGGACCTCTTGGCCAACTCGCTGGGCGTGGGGCTGGGCCTGCTCTTCACGCACGTCCCCGAGGTGGACCGCTACGTCAGCCTGCGCATGATGTACTGGCCCTCGAAGGACTTCCGCCGCAACCCCTCGCTGAACTTCAACGAGGACTACAGCGGCCAGACGTTCCTCTTGGCGTTCCACCCCGCCGCGTTCGGCGACCGGGTTGGGTTCTTCCGCTACATCGACTTCGTGGTGGGCTTCAACGCCCGCAACTACCTGCCCACCCCGCCGCGAGACAGCGGCCGCCCCGAGCGCCAACACCTCTACTTCGGGTTCGCCCTGAACCTGCAAGAGGTGCTCAACCGCGGTCTCTTCAACCGCCCGCGCGCCGAGGACAACCGCGCGCAGGAAGCGGCCCGAGGGTTCTTCGCCGACTGGGCGGCCGAGCACATCCAGGTGCCGTTCACGGCCGTCCCGCTGATTCAGATGCAGCGCACGAACCACAACTGA
- a CDS encoding KpsF/GutQ family sugar-phosphate isomerase, translating to MQLHLVREHEATARSHSELSPALDPLIAEARDTFEQQAAAVAALARRVDRSFGLASHLLHATEGHVVVCGIGKSGLIGQKLAATFASTGTPSFFVHAAEAFHGDLGMITERDTVLLISYSGETEEIIRLLPHLQARGIPTIGLVGALGSTLAKGVDIALDVSVRGEVCPNNLAPTNSTLAALAMGDALAVSLMRLRDFRPQDFAQLHPGGALGRRLRTRVRDAMRSEDLPFLPPTATLGQCLLAAARGRLGMVIVVEAGQLVGVVCDAALHLAMERHDANLSVPVSEIMRLDPPTVTPSTLLAEAERVMAEERHAYLVVVEGGRGVVGVLDRVRD from the coding sequence ATGCAACTCCACCTCGTACGCGAGCACGAAGCCACCGCACGCAGCCACAGCGAGCTCTCCCCCGCGCTCGACCCGCTCATCGCGGAGGCCCGTGACACGTTCGAGCAGCAGGCCGCCGCCGTAGCCGCGCTCGCGCGTCGCGTGGACCGTTCGTTCGGACTGGCTTCGCACCTGCTGCACGCCACCGAGGGCCACGTCGTCGTGTGTGGCATCGGCAAGAGCGGCCTGATCGGCCAGAAGCTCGCCGCGACGTTCGCGTCCACGGGCACCCCGTCCTTCTTCGTCCACGCGGCGGAGGCCTTCCACGGCGACCTCGGGATGATCACCGAGCGCGACACGGTGCTGCTCATCTCCTACAGCGGGGAGACCGAGGAGATCATCCGCCTGCTTCCGCACCTGCAGGCGCGCGGCATCCCCACCATCGGGCTGGTCGGGGCGCTGGGCTCCACACTGGCCAAGGGCGTGGACATCGCGCTCGACGTCTCCGTACGCGGCGAGGTCTGCCCCAACAACCTGGCGCCCACCAACTCCACGCTGGCGGCGCTGGCCATGGGTGACGCGCTCGCGGTGTCGCTCATGCGTCTGCGTGACTTCCGACCGCAGGACTTCGCCCAGCTTCACCCGGGTGGGGCGCTCGGTCGCCGGCTCCGCACGCGCGTGCGAGACGCCATGCGTTCCGAAGACCTCCCGTTCCTGCCGCCCACGGCGACGCTGGGGCAGTGCCTGCTCGCGGCGGCCCGCGGTCGTCTCGGGATGGTGATCGTGGTCGAAGCCGGCCAGCTCGTGGGCGTGGTGTGCGACGCCGCGCTGCACCTCGCCATGGAGCGACACGACGCCAACCTCAGCGTCCCGGTCTCCGAGATCATGCGCCTGGACCCCCCCACCGTGACGCCCTCCACGCTGCTGGCCGAGGCCGAGCGCGTGATGGCCGAAGAGCGGCACGCCTACCTCGTGGTGGTCGAGGGTGGCCGCGGAGTTGTCGGGGTGCTGGACCGCGTGCGAGACTAG
- a CDS encoding ABC transporter permease, with the protein MRWLGGLYSQLRVMQALALRETRTRFGNHQLGYVWALLEPLVWIGTFWGMFHLANKAPPTGMDMVTFLATGVIPYDIFSKTTDRCAAAIDANKGLLFYPQVHPLDIVFARAGLEFATYFVVLIVILGGNALVTGEFAIEDPLMVAQGLALASLLGTSLGLVFAAMSVENNLIDRVRGPLMRPLFWTSGIFFTLNSLPLAAREVMLWNPVLHCVEFVRSGFFESYHGQYMSGRYVLLWVLGFTFVGLTIERAVRHKVEVT; encoded by the coding sequence ATGCGCTGGCTCGGCGGCCTCTACTCGCAGCTCCGGGTCATGCAGGCCCTGGCACTGCGCGAGACACGCACCCGCTTCGGGAACCATCAGCTCGGGTACGTGTGGGCGCTGCTCGAGCCGCTCGTGTGGATCGGGACGTTCTGGGGGATGTTCCACCTCGCCAACAAGGCGCCGCCGACGGGCATGGACATGGTCACGTTCTTGGCCACCGGGGTCATCCCCTACGACATCTTCTCGAAGACGACGGACCGCTGCGCGGCAGCGATCGACGCCAACAAGGGGCTGCTCTTCTACCCGCAGGTGCATCCCCTCGACATCGTGTTCGCGCGGGCAGGCCTCGAGTTCGCGACGTACTTCGTAGTGCTGATCGTGATCCTGGGCGGCAACGCGCTCGTCACGGGAGAGTTCGCCATCGAGGACCCGCTCATGGTGGCGCAGGGCCTCGCGCTGGCCAGCCTGCTGGGCACCAGCCTGGGGCTCGTGTTTGCAGCCATGTCGGTGGAGAACAACCTCATCGACCGCGTGCGCGGGCCGCTCATGCGGCCGCTCTTCTGGACCTCCGGCATCTTCTTCACGCTCAACAGCCTGCCGCTGGCCGCGCGGGAGGTCATGCTCTGGAACCCCGTGTTGCACTGCGTCGAGTTCGTGCGCAGTGGGTTCTTCGAGAGCTATCACGGCCAGTACATGTCGGGGCGCTACGTGCTCCTGTGGGTGCTCGGCTTCACCTTCGTCGGCCTCACCATCGAGCGCGCCGTGCGCCACAAGGTGGAGGTCACGTGA
- a CDS encoding ABC transporter ATP-binding protein — protein sequence MIELDDVTKGYMTPAGLHVVLDGITATFQSEQSVGILGRNGAGKSTLLRILGGAELPDRGQVVRKGRVSWPIGFAGGFSGSLTGRENCRFVGRLYDANLDDICNFAQEFADIGDYFHMPVRTYSSGMRARLAFGLSMAIDFDTYLVDEVTAVGDAKFQKKCREAFAERQERSSVIIVSHQMSTIKQYCSRCAVLDHGRLEFYDDLDEATARYEASS from the coding sequence GTGATCGAGCTCGACGACGTCACGAAGGGCTACATGACCCCAGCCGGCCTGCACGTCGTGCTGGACGGCATCACGGCGACGTTCCAGAGCGAGCAGAGCGTGGGCATCCTGGGCCGCAACGGCGCCGGCAAGTCCACGCTGCTCCGCATCCTCGGCGGGGCAGAGCTGCCCGACCGCGGGCAGGTCGTGCGCAAAGGCCGCGTGTCGTGGCCCATCGGCTTCGCCGGAGGCTTCAGCGGGTCCCTCACGGGCCGCGAGAACTGTCGCTTCGTGGGGCGCCTCTACGACGCCAACCTCGATGACATCTGCAACTTCGCGCAAGAGTTCGCGGACATCGGTGACTACTTCCACATGCCGGTCCGAACCTACAGCTCGGGCATGCGCGCGCGCCTCGCGTTCGGTCTCAGCATGGCCATCGACTTCGACACGTACCTCGTGGACGAGGTCACCGCCGTGGGCGACGCCAAGTTCCAGAAGAAGTGCCGGGAGGCCTTCGCCGAGCGCCAGGAGCGAAGCTCGGTCATCATCGTCTCGCACCAGATGAGCACCATCAAACAATACTGCTCACGCTGCGCCGTGCTGGACCACGGTCGGCTCGAGTTCTACGACGACCTCGACGAAGCCACCGCGCGTTACGAGGCGTCGTCATGA
- a CDS encoding polysaccharide biosynthesis/export family protein — MIATLACWLGAGIGSAQQAPAAASSATPATGATGADSSGVTPFGASLFAGNFSGQREDGLNEDYQVLPGDRVMVNVWGSATINDVFVVDAQGNIFLPGVGPVRLAGVPARELTQAVRREVAQRFRSGFEVYTNLLTASPVAVFVTGAVPRPGRYAGIASDSVLVYLDQAGGIDARSGSYRNVQLLRAGQVVAELDLYDFLLRGTLPTPQLRDGDTLLVGRRGPSVEVQLPTGERIGVELREDEPAAELVQQVVRPSARVNEVSVRGVRNGDHIARTLGVEALGSFELMDGDVVTFREEGQAAHVLIRLEGEFQGPSTLSVPRGARLLDVLNHVPVNPEVANVGAVHLRRASIAREQHRTIQESLDRLQRSAMLALSESAGESEIRVREAEMMNAFIERARNIQPLGRVVTRSLDAQLNVMLEEGDVVVIPTRTNVIRVGGEVQFSQALMYRPGLRVRDYVSMAGGFSNRAETRTVIVLRPSAEVFIADNNTRIQPGDEILVPPRIDRKVFQHAIEISQIMYQIAIAASVLLRV, encoded by the coding sequence GTGATCGCGACCCTCGCCTGCTGGCTCGGTGCGGGCATCGGGTCGGCCCAGCAGGCGCCGGCGGCCGCGTCGAGCGCAACGCCAGCAACGGGCGCAACGGGGGCGGACTCCTCGGGGGTCACGCCCTTCGGTGCGTCGCTCTTCGCAGGGAACTTCTCGGGTCAGCGCGAGGACGGGCTCAACGAGGACTACCAGGTGCTCCCGGGTGACCGCGTGATGGTCAACGTGTGGGGCAGCGCGACCATCAACGACGTGTTCGTGGTGGACGCGCAGGGCAACATCTTCCTCCCCGGGGTGGGCCCCGTGCGCCTGGCGGGCGTGCCGGCGCGCGAGCTGACGCAGGCTGTGCGCCGCGAGGTAGCCCAGCGTTTCCGCAGCGGGTTCGAGGTCTACACCAACCTCCTGACGGCCAGTCCCGTCGCCGTCTTCGTGACGGGGGCAGTTCCCCGTCCAGGACGCTACGCCGGCATCGCCTCGGACTCGGTGCTGGTCTACCTCGACCAGGCCGGCGGCATCGACGCCCGCAGCGGAAGCTACCGCAACGTGCAGCTGCTGCGCGCGGGCCAGGTGGTGGCCGAGCTCGACCTGTACGACTTTCTGCTACGCGGCACGCTCCCCACGCCGCAGCTGCGCGACGGGGACACGCTGCTCGTGGGCCGACGCGGGCCCAGCGTGGAGGTCCAGCTGCCCACGGGCGAGCGCATCGGCGTGGAGCTGCGTGAGGATGAGCCCGCAGCCGAGCTGGTGCAGCAGGTGGTGCGCCCCAGCGCCCGTGTGAACGAAGTGAGCGTGCGCGGGGTGCGGAACGGCGACCACATCGCTCGGACGCTCGGCGTGGAAGCGCTCGGGAGCTTCGAGCTGATGGACGGCGACGTGGTCACCTTCCGCGAAGAGGGCCAGGCGGCACACGTGCTGATCCGCCTCGAGGGCGAGTTCCAGGGGCCGTCTACGCTGAGCGTCCCGCGTGGTGCGCGGCTGCTGGACGTGCTCAACCACGTGCCCGTCAACCCCGAGGTGGCGAACGTGGGCGCCGTGCACCTACGGCGCGCGAGCATCGCGCGTGAGCAGCACCGCACCATCCAGGAGAGCCTCGACCGCCTGCAGCGCAGCGCCATGCTGGCGCTGAGCGAGAGCGCGGGCGAGTCCGAGATCCGCGTGCGCGAGGCCGAGATGATGAACGCGTTCATCGAGCGGGCGCGCAACATCCAGCCGCTCGGTCGCGTGGTCACGCGCAGCCTCGACGCCCAGCTGAACGTGATGCTCGAGGAAGGCGACGTGGTGGTCATCCCCACGCGCACCAACGTCATCCGCGTGGGCGGCGAGGTGCAGTTCTCGCAGGCGCTCATGTACCGGCCCGGCCTGCGCGTGCGCGACTACGTGAGCATGGCCGGCGGCTTCAGCAACCGCGCCGAGACGCGCACGGTGATCGTGCTGCGCCCCAGCGCCGAGGTCTTCATCGCGGACAACAACACGCGCATCCAGCCGGGTGACGAGATCCTCGTGCCCCCGCGCATCGACCGGAAGGTCTTCCAGCACGCCATCGAGATCTCGCAGATCATGTATCAGATCGCGATCGCCGCGTCGGTGCTGCTGCGGGTATGA